A DNA window from Leptolyngbya sp. KIOST-1 contains the following coding sequences:
- a CDS encoding YHS domain-containing (seleno)protein yields MRIHYLGAVAIASVLTLGAVACGSPTAVNSEAVGQAAVDPCAAANPCAAANPCAAANPCAAANPCAAASTATQPEVYTFEGLAIRGADPVAYFTEGKAVKGSADYETTWNGATWRFSSAENLAAFEAEPEAYAPQYGGYCAWAVKSGYLASIDPGAWKIVDGKLYLNYSPGVQRQWQADVAGHIAQADQNWPAALSSDRVNESGKRW; encoded by the coding sequence ATGCGAATTCACTATCTAGGCGCTGTTGCGATCGCCTCTGTGCTTACCCTGGGAGCCGTGGCCTGTGGCAGCCCTACGGCGGTAAACTCTGAGGCTGTTGGGCAGGCAGCCGTTGATCCCTGCGCGGCGGCAAACCCCTGCGCGGCGGCAAACCCCTGTGCGGCAGCGAACCCCTGCGCGGCGGCAAATCCCTGCGCAGCAGCCAGTACCGCCACCCAGCCCGAGGTCTACACCTTTGAAGGCCTCGCCATTCGCGGCGCCGATCCGGTGGCCTACTTCACCGAGGGCAAGGCTGTAAAGGGCTCCGCCGACTACGAAACCACCTGGAATGGGGCCACCTGGCGCTTTAGCAGCGCCGAAAATCTGGCCGCCTTTGAGGCCGAACCCGAGGCCTACGCGCCCCAGTACGGCGGCTACTGCGCCTGGGCCGTCAAGAGCGGCTATCTCGCTTCCATCGATCCTGGCGCCTGGAAGATCGTGGACGGCAAGCTCTACCTCAACTACAGCCCTGGGGTGCAACGGCAGTGGCAGGCTGATGTGGCAGGCCATATTGCCCAGGCTGACCAGAACTGGCCCGCCGCCCTCAGCAGTGACAGGGTCAACGAGAGCGGCAAACGCTGGTAA
- the hpxO gene encoding FAD-dependent urate hydroxylase HpxO codes for MYNLKVVIIGAGIGGLTAGIAMRRAGYEVEIYDRAQELRPAGAGISLWSNGVKVLNYLGLGDKLAAIGGEMNAMEYRSHTDESLSYVDLRPLFERVGQRPFPVSRTDLQSMLLEACGPRYVHLGMNCVGVEQDEHSATAIFENGDRVSGDLVIGADGIHSAVRADVVGHCVDRRYARYVNWNGLVEADPELCEKDLWVLYVGDNKRASMMPVGGDRFYYFFGAPMVEGTQVDPAHRRDELAKIFQGWPDKVQKLIQALDPTQTNRLEIGDIDPLERLVKGRVALLGDSAHATTPTLGQGGCQAIEDAEVLTRYLTTTTLGVADALKRYEAARKERTADLVLKARKRTSTIYGHVPEATQQWYQDLRQEPPEAVINALAKVILAGPMG; via the coding sequence ATGTACAACCTGAAGGTGGTGATTATTGGAGCCGGAATTGGCGGGTTGACCGCAGGTATCGCGATGCGGCGGGCGGGCTACGAGGTCGAAATCTATGACCGCGCCCAGGAACTGCGCCCGGCTGGGGCGGGGATTTCCCTGTGGTCGAATGGGGTGAAGGTGCTCAACTACCTGGGCCTGGGCGACAAGCTGGCGGCTATCGGCGGCGAGATGAACGCCATGGAATACCGCAGCCACACCGATGAAAGCCTCAGCTATGTCGATCTGCGCCCCCTGTTTGAGCGGGTGGGCCAGCGCCCCTTTCCGGTATCACGCACCGACCTGCAGTCAATGCTGCTGGAGGCCTGTGGGCCCCGGTACGTCCACCTGGGTATGAACTGCGTCGGCGTTGAGCAGGACGAGCACAGCGCCACCGCCATCTTTGAAAACGGCGATCGCGTCAGCGGCGATCTGGTGATCGGGGCCGACGGCATTCACTCGGCGGTGCGGGCCGACGTGGTGGGGCACTGCGTCGATCGCCGCTACGCCCGCTACGTCAACTGGAACGGGCTGGTCGAGGCCGATCCTGAACTCTGCGAAAAAGACCTGTGGGTGCTCTACGTCGGCGACAACAAGCGCGCCTCCATGATGCCCGTGGGGGGCGATCGCTTCTACTACTTCTTTGGGGCTCCAATGGTTGAAGGCACCCAGGTTGACCCCGCCCACCGCCGGGACGAGTTGGCCAAAATCTTTCAGGGCTGGCCCGACAAGGTGCAGAAGCTGATTCAAGCCCTTGATCCAACCCAGACCAACCGGCTGGAGATTGGCGACATTGACCCCTTAGAGCGCCTGGTCAAGGGGCGCGTGGCCCTGCTGGGCGACTCGGCCCACGCCACCACCCCCACCCTGGGCCAGGGCGGCTGCCAGGCGATCGAGGATGCCGAGGTGCTGACCCGTTACCTGACCACCACCACCCTTGGCGTGGCCGACGCCCTCAAGCGATACGAAGCGGCCCGCAAGGAGCGCACCGCCGATCTGGTGCTGAAGGCCCGCAAACGCACCAGCACCATCTATGGCCACGTGCCCGAGGCCACCCAGCAGTGGTACCAGGACCTCAGGCAGGAACCGCCCGAGGCCGTGATCAACGCCCTGGCCAAGGTGATTCTGGCTGGGCCGATGGGTTAA
- a CDS encoding tetratricopeptide repeat protein — translation MVVKRLIDGRFQFIRVVSTKAYTKTYLMSDHGSSSKSKCIVKHLQLPAHNTITLKFLNDLLAKRVSLLKRMGEHEAIAKNLSTVQEGQDFYWVRDYVPGHPLLTELANQTPQSEPEVQRFLRESLGILSLIQRHGIAHQNLHPNNLIRHRDRGHLILVDFGLIQDTGTPEAELVSNGHSSSLSPESAYLPQLKHRQYQRFAADHFALGMIAVQMATGLTNEAIPRLSQDDFLSQVKLQLDECSSLSGLLKDILLRMVSPQPEAQFQQAKDILAALPNPEAPPVATPPMAPARLTENSTPVPEPPRLPTPPSTPTPASGRALPRPLLWLGAGVALVLLGAAGIAWLRIPQTMTVNALLRQANTAKQMGQRNDSLNYLNQALELRPSHSRALSQRSALLWEKGESEQALQDLSEAIEADPERADLYYQRGNLRFHLGDLQGAIADYGEALQRREAYTEAHVNRGSARAELGDEAGAVQDYTAAINLATGAESKAVAYLNRCLSLSNLNDDAAALQDCTEAVNLRPNNSLAYENRGLVRRRLNDFQGAIQDFTIAIQINSSSPEPYYNRGLTRQDLGDFAGAMADFNQTIQLNPNHPFAYYDRGLLHAELGNLEEAIADLETVATACLNVSRLGCFEDAQYQLEKLRAAQSEDL, via the coding sequence ATGGTTGTGAAAAGACTGATCGATGGACGGTTTCAGTTCATTCGAGTTGTCAGCACCAAGGCTTACACCAAGACTTACCTGATGAGCGATCACGGCAGTTCATCTAAGTCCAAGTGCATTGTTAAGCACCTGCAATTGCCCGCTCACAACACCATTACGCTTAAATTTTTGAACGATTTGTTGGCCAAGCGGGTCAGCTTGCTCAAGCGCATGGGCGAGCACGAGGCGATCGCCAAAAACCTCTCCACGGTCCAGGAAGGGCAGGACTTCTACTGGGTGCGCGACTACGTGCCCGGTCATCCTCTCCTAACAGAGTTGGCCAATCAAACCCCCCAGAGTGAGCCCGAAGTACAGCGGTTTTTGCGCGAGAGTTTGGGCATTTTAAGCCTGATCCAGCGCCACGGTATTGCCCACCAAAACCTGCACCCCAACAATTTGATCCGCCACCGCGATCGCGGCCACTTGATCCTGGTTGACTTTGGCCTGATTCAGGACACGGGCACCCCCGAGGCCGAGTTGGTAAGCAACGGTCACTCCTCCAGTCTCAGCCCTGAGTCGGCCTACCTGCCCCAGCTCAAGCACCGGCAGTACCAGCGCTTTGCCGCCGACCACTTTGCCCTCGGCATGATTGCCGTGCAAATGGCCACTGGACTTACCAACGAGGCCATTCCGCGCCTGAGCCAGGACGATTTTCTCAGCCAGGTCAAGCTTCAGCTCGATGAGTGTTCATCGCTGAGCGGCTTGCTCAAGGACATTTTGCTACGCATGGTGTCGCCCCAGCCCGAGGCGCAGTTTCAGCAGGCCAAGGACATCCTGGCGGCGCTTCCCAATCCGGAGGCTCCCCCCGTTGCCACGCCCCCTATGGCCCCTGCCCGGCTGACAGAGAACAGCACTCCGGTGCCCGAACCGCCGCGATTGCCCACTCCCCCCTCTACCCCGACTCCGGCCTCTGGCCGCGCGCTGCCTCGCCCTCTGCTCTGGCTAGGGGCGGGGGTGGCCCTGGTGCTGCTGGGGGCTGCGGGCATTGCCTGGCTGCGCATTCCCCAAACCATGACGGTCAATGCTCTGCTGCGACAGGCCAACACCGCCAAGCAGATGGGCCAGCGCAACGACTCACTCAACTACCTCAATCAGGCTCTGGAGCTGCGGCCCAGCCATAGCCGGGCGCTCAGCCAGCGGTCAGCACTGCTGTGGGAGAAGGGCGAATCCGAACAGGCCCTGCAGGATCTCAGCGAGGCCATTGAAGCCGATCCAGAGCGGGCCGATTTGTACTATCAGCGGGGCAACCTGCGGTTTCATCTGGGCGATTTACAGGGGGCGATCGCCGACTACGGGGAAGCCCTCCAGCGCCGGGAGGCCTACACCGAAGCCCATGTCAACCGCGGCAGCGCCCGTGCCGAACTGGGGGATGAAGCCGGAGCCGTGCAGGACTACACCGCCGCCATCAACCTGGCCACCGGTGCCGAGAGTAAGGCCGTTGCCTACCTGAACCGCTGCCTGTCGCTCTCCAATCTGAATGACGATGCCGCGGCCCTTCAGGACTGCACCGAGGCTGTCAACCTGCGCCCCAACAACAGTCTGGCCTACGAGAATAGAGGCTTGGTCCGACGGCGGCTAAACGACTTCCAAGGGGCAATTCAAGATTTCACGATCGCCATTCAAATCAATTCCAGCAGTCCGGAACCCTACTACAATCGCGGGCTGACGCGACAAGACCTGGGCGACTTTGCCGGCGCTATGGCCGACTTTAACCAAACTATCCAGCTCAATCCCAACCATCCCTTTGCCTACTACGACCGGGGCTTGCTCCATGCGGAGTTGGGGAACCTTGAGGAGGCGATCGCCGATTTAGAAACCGTTGCCACCGCCTGTCTCAATGTCAGTCGCCTGGGCTGTTTTGAAGACGCCCAGTACCAGCTCGAAAAGCTCCGGGCCGCCCAAAGCGAAGACCTCTAG
- a CDS encoding thiol-disulfide oxidoreductase DCC family protein produces the protein MYCVIYDGNCNLCVSLVRLLESLDQGNQFRYVPMQDEATLTQYSITAADCEAGMILLDLQAPDSRSDPSRKRRWQGSDAAEEIGRLLPLGDGFVQAYRALPGVKQAGDQVYAFVRDRRYELFGQRPSRYDSAYPLCTDQRCQPLADQAL, from the coding sequence ATGTACTGTGTAATTTATGACGGTAACTGTAATCTCTGCGTCAGTCTAGTGCGGTTGCTGGAGTCCCTCGATCAGGGCAATCAGTTTCGGTACGTGCCCATGCAAGACGAGGCAACGCTGACCCAGTACAGCATCACCGCCGCCGACTGCGAAGCCGGTATGATCCTGCTCGATCTCCAGGCTCCCGATTCGCGAAGCGATCCGTCCCGGAAACGCCGCTGGCAGGGAAGTGACGCGGCGGAAGAGATCGGTCGTCTGCTGCCCCTGGGCGACGGTTTTGTCCAGGCCTACCGCGCCTTGCCAGGGGTGAAGCAGGCGGGCGATCAGGTCTACGCCTTTGTGCGCGATCGCCGCTATGAGCTGTTTGGGCAGCGCCCCAGCCGCTACGACTCGGCCTACCCGCTCTGCACCGATCAGCGCTGCCAGCCCCTGGCCGACCAGGCTCTCTAG
- a CDS encoding 3'(2'),5'-bisphosphate nucleotidase CysQ, producing the protein MSPISPSDLLALHQLVVACGDYASQQSQQSFQVFEKGADDYVTTVDQLLDQKLLAGMQALFPTDGIITEENRATATQFQHGRGVGGDRTLWFVDPIDGTDDFIQGREHYAVMVGRVVGDRPQAGWIYAPVRQQLVWGGPGWGLFEQTGGGPSTPLIPKEPAFDPERAWSMVIGDKDERRFGTAIAQRFPTVRFLSLGSFGLKVLAVITGQAGVYIYLNGRVKLWDTTGPLALARAAGLVCCDLMGQPIRFTTPDVDPNTLIHQQPIVVGWPRYVEALRSPLGEIAAAIGLP; encoded by the coding sequence ATGTCCCCTATCAGCCCGTCTGATCTATTGGCCCTGCATCAACTGGTAGTTGCCTGTGGTGACTACGCCAGCCAACAGTCTCAGCAGTCGTTTCAGGTGTTTGAGAAGGGGGCTGACGACTACGTGACGACAGTCGATCAGCTGCTGGATCAGAAGCTTTTGGCCGGTATGCAGGCGTTATTTCCCACCGACGGCATTATTACTGAAGAAAACCGGGCTACCGCTACGCAGTTCCAGCACGGTAGGGGGGTTGGGGGCGATCGCACCCTCTGGTTTGTTGATCCGATCGACGGCACCGATGACTTTATCCAGGGGCGCGAGCACTACGCGGTGATGGTGGGCAGAGTGGTGGGGGACAGGCCCCAGGCGGGCTGGATCTACGCTCCAGTCCGGCAGCAGTTAGTTTGGGGCGGTCCTGGTTGGGGTCTATTTGAGCAGACGGGCGGCGGGCCCTCGACTCCTTTGATTCCGAAAGAACCTGCTTTCGACCCGGAGCGAGCCTGGTCAATGGTGATTGGCGACAAGGATGAGCGACGGTTCGGCACCGCGATCGCCCAGCGATTCCCCACCGTCAGGTTCCTTTCCCTGGGCAGCTTTGGGCTCAAGGTGCTGGCGGTGATTACGGGGCAGGCTGGGGTCTACATCTATCTCAATGGCCGGGTGAAGCTGTGGGATACCACTGGTCCCCTGGCCCTGGCTCGGGCAGCGGGGCTGGTCTGCTGCGATCTGATGGGGCAGCCCATTCGGTTTACGACCCCCGATGTTGACCCCAACACGCTGATTCACCAGCAGCCGATCGTGGTGGGCTGGCCTCGCTACGTGGAAGCGCTGCGATCGCCCCTGGGTGAGATTGCCGCGGCGATTGGTCTGCCCTAG
- a CDS encoding DUF1257 domain-containing protein, translating into MSHFSTLRTKVTDAEILKQSLADLGIATKTEADVRGYNGQRVRADLVAVLDGEYDLGWSRNADGSFDLIADLWGVAKKHNQTELINSINQKYAVNKTLAEVKRPGLQNANVKLVLQ; encoded by the coding sequence ATGTCTCACTTCAGCACCCTTCGCACTAAAGTGACCGATGCTGAGATCCTCAAGCAGTCTCTGGCTGACTTGGGTATTGCTACAAAGACCGAAGCTGATGTTCGCGGTTACAACGGCCAGCGTGTTCGCGCCGACCTTGTCGCCGTTCTCGATGGTGAGTACGATCTGGGTTGGTCTCGTAATGCCGATGGCTCCTTTGATCTGATCGCTGACCTCTGGGGTGTCGCCAAAAAGCACAACCAGACTGAGCTGATCAACTCCATCAACCAAAAGTACGCGGTCAATAAGACCCTGGCTGAAGTTAAGCGTCCTGGCCTGCAGAACGCCAACGTCAAGCTGGTGCTTCAATAA
- a CDS encoding AAA family ATPase, producing the protein MREDLNVLVQAQYPLIYLVTFEEERAEQTIATVARHLSKDQDIKGPMRVFTWTMTRGMVEFGSQGAGTQNNNTVSPEAAVEWVIRQREPGIFIFKDLHPFKDSPAVTRCLRDAIVSLRGTRKTIVLMSPVQEIPIELEKEVVVLDFPLPNMSELDEVLSTEMNRARGSSISTEEREKLLKAALGLTRDEAEKVYRKARVMAKRLTAEEVDIVLSEKKQLIRRNGILEFMDVDETINSVGGLEELKHWLKQRSDAFTERAREYGLPQPKGMLILGVPGCGKSLIAKTTSRLWGLPLLRLDLGRVYDGSTVGRSEANLRNALRTAESISPCILFIDEIDKAFAGGVGSSDSDGGTSSRIFGTFLTWMQEKNSPVFVMATANRVEKLPSEFLRKGRFDEIFFVDLPNSEERKDIFQIHLQKRRRDIERFDLDQLTKVCDGFSGAEIEQGLISAMYEAFAQGREFTQLDIIAAIRATLPLSKTMSEQVTALRDWARQRARPAAASVAEYQRMEF; encoded by the coding sequence ATGAGAGAGGATTTAAACGTACTGGTACAAGCCCAATATCCTCTGATCTACCTGGTCACTTTTGAGGAAGAGCGGGCCGAGCAAACCATTGCCACGGTGGCTCGACACCTGTCTAAGGATCAAGACATCAAAGGACCCATGCGGGTTTTCACCTGGACAATGACTCGCGGCATGGTTGAGTTTGGCAGTCAGGGCGCAGGTACCCAAAACAACAACACCGTTTCCCCCGAGGCGGCGGTAGAGTGGGTAATTCGCCAGCGTGAGCCCGGCATCTTCATCTTCAAAGATCTTCACCCCTTCAAAGATTCCCCCGCCGTTACCCGCTGCCTACGCGATGCAATTGTGTCCCTCAGGGGCACCCGCAAAACGATTGTGCTAATGTCTCCTGTCCAGGAGATCCCCATCGAACTTGAGAAAGAGGTGGTCGTCCTGGACTTTCCGCTCCCCAATATGTCGGAGCTAGATGAGGTGCTTTCCACCGAAATGAACCGGGCTCGGGGCAGCAGCATCTCTACCGAAGAGCGCGAAAAACTGCTGAAGGCGGCCCTCGGCCTCACCCGCGACGAAGCCGAAAAGGTCTACCGCAAAGCGCGAGTTATGGCCAAGCGCCTGACTGCCGAAGAGGTGGACATCGTTCTCTCCGAGAAAAAGCAGCTCATTCGCCGCAACGGCATTCTGGAGTTCATGGATGTCGATGAGACCATCAACTCTGTGGGTGGCCTGGAGGAACTCAAGCACTGGCTGAAGCAACGTTCCGATGCGTTTACCGAGCGGGCTCGGGAATACGGGCTGCCCCAACCCAAGGGCATGCTAATCCTGGGAGTCCCCGGCTGTGGAAAGTCGCTGATTGCCAAGACTACCTCCCGGCTGTGGGGGCTGCCTCTGCTGCGCCTCGACCTTGGGCGTGTGTACGACGGCTCAACCGTGGGGCGCTCTGAAGCTAACCTGCGCAACGCGCTGCGCACCGCTGAGTCCATTTCACCCTGTATTCTCTTTATCGATGAAATCGATAAGGCCTTTGCTGGGGGGGTAGGTTCGTCCGACTCCGATGGCGGCACCTCCAGCCGTATCTTTGGTACTTTTCTGACCTGGATGCAGGAGAAGAACTCGCCCGTGTTCGTCATGGCGACTGCCAACCGGGTTGAAAAGTTGCCCAGTGAGTTTCTGCGCAAGGGCCGATTTGACGAGATATTCTTTGTTGATCTGCCCAACTCCGAAGAGCGCAAGGACATTTTCCAAATCCATCTGCAAAAGCGCCGTCGCGACATTGAGCGCTTTGACCTTGACCAGCTAACTAAGGTCTGTGATGGATTCTCTGGTGCTGAAATTGAGCAAGGTCTCATTTCGGCCATGTATGAAGCTTTTGCCCAAGGACGTGAGTTCACTCAACTCGACATTATTGCGGCGATTCGAGCTACGCTGCCGCTGTCGAAGACCATGAGTGAGCAGGTTACAGCCCTGCGGGATTGGGCCCGCCAGCGGGCACGTCCGGCGGCAGCCTCCGTCGCTGAATATCAGCGGATGGAGTTTTAA
- a CDS encoding tetratricopeptide repeat protein has translation MKPPAAPVVRPTPSPLATSSTSQVDDSFRRWYAQAEDLANTGDYARALRYFQEAAIVCPGDVSVLVYQAVCYIHLGQPSQALQLSETILAIAPDHAQGWLFRGVALQRLGRYPEAYACFARVKPSEPG, from the coding sequence ATGAAGCCTCCTGCCGCCCCGGTCGTGCGCCCCACCCCCAGTCCCCTGGCTACATCGTCGACGTCCCAGGTAGATGACTCGTTTCGGCGGTGGTATGCCCAGGCGGAGGACTTGGCCAATACCGGCGATTACGCACGGGCCCTCCGCTACTTTCAGGAGGCGGCTATTGTCTGCCCGGGGGATGTTTCGGTCCTGGTTTACCAGGCTGTGTGCTACATTCACCTGGGGCAGCCGAGTCAGGCGCTGCAGCTGAGCGAGACCATCCTGGCGATCGCCCCTGATCACGCCCAGGGCTGGCTGTTTCGAGGCGTCGCCCTGCAGCGGCTGGGGCGCTACCCGGAGGCCTACGCCTGCTTCGCTCGGGTGAAGCCCAGTGAGCCGGGTTAG
- the recQ gene encoding DNA helicase RecQ, which produces MVGVVSPTAAFPSLETALKHHFGYDQFRLGQRLVIEAVLKNQDALVIMPTGGGKSLCYQLPALLKLGVMVVVSPLIALMQDQVDSLVDNGVAATCLNSSLDYSSVRQREADLLAGNIKLLYVSPERLMSPGFFDLLGRLIQSVGVSGFAIDEAHCVSEWGHDFRPEYRQLSVLRERFPQIPVMALTATATERVRVDIAQQLRLRDPLVQVSSFNRPNLFYEVRPKGGEREGYQQLLSQVKQHQGSGIIYCLSRKRVNELAEKLTADGESVLPYHAGLSDDVRRENQTRFIRDDVRLMVATVAFGMGINKPDVRFVIHYDIPRNIEGYYQESGRAGRDGEPAHCTLYLAPGDIATAKYLISQKPDENEQRIAAQQLNQMVDYAETTVCRRRVQLSYFGEILGETMEGLCHQCDNCTNPPPIEDWTIEAQKFLSCVARCQERFGMAHIIDVLRGSKKQKILDLRHDQLSTHGIGKDRSVEEWRLLGRSLLHQRLVDQTTDGYPVLRLNAASWQVLRQQLAVQVAVPKDFVSGPADEVPADGPEMLQLLRVLKDLRKKLADQQNVPPYVVFPESALRQMAQTRPQTLAAFGQVSGVGNRKLEQYGQVFTDAIRQFCADYGLESDPGATRSRSRPARERRQAVGETHRHTLELHRLGLSIDEIADQRGLSPRTIASHLELLIGQGETVDVDRLVSADRQRAIVDVLMELENGSLTEMRDRLGSAYSYEDIRLVRAAWQRSQSS; this is translated from the coding sequence ATGGTTGGGGTTGTATCACCGACGGCGGCGTTTCCCTCCCTTGAAACAGCCCTAAAACATCACTTTGGCTACGACCAGTTTCGCCTGGGGCAGCGCCTCGTCATCGAGGCTGTACTGAAAAACCAGGATGCCCTGGTGATTATGCCCACCGGGGGTGGCAAATCCCTCTGTTACCAACTGCCGGCCCTGCTGAAGCTGGGGGTGATGGTGGTGGTGTCACCACTGATTGCCCTGATGCAGGACCAGGTGGATAGCCTGGTGGACAACGGGGTGGCCGCCACCTGCCTGAACAGTTCCCTGGACTACAGCAGCGTTCGCCAGCGGGAGGCTGATCTGCTGGCGGGCAACATTAAGCTGCTCTACGTATCGCCCGAGCGGTTGATGAGTCCCGGGTTCTTCGACCTGTTGGGGCGGTTGATCCAGTCCGTCGGCGTCAGCGGCTTTGCCATCGACGAAGCCCACTGTGTGTCGGAGTGGGGCCACGACTTTCGGCCCGAGTACCGGCAGTTGTCAGTGCTGCGGGAGAGGTTTCCACAAATTCCGGTGATGGCGCTAACCGCTACGGCGACCGAGCGGGTGCGGGTGGATATTGCCCAGCAGCTGCGCCTGCGCGATCCGCTGGTGCAGGTGTCGAGCTTCAACCGCCCCAATCTTTTTTATGAGGTGCGGCCCAAGGGGGGGGAGCGGGAGGGCTACCAGCAGCTGTTAAGCCAGGTGAAGCAGCACCAGGGGTCGGGCATCATCTACTGTCTGAGCCGGAAGCGGGTCAACGAACTGGCCGAAAAGCTGACCGCCGACGGAGAGTCGGTGCTGCCCTACCACGCGGGGCTGAGCGACGACGTGCGGCGGGAAAATCAAACCCGCTTCATTCGCGACGACGTGCGGCTAATGGTGGCCACAGTGGCTTTTGGCATGGGCATCAACAAGCCCGACGTGCGGTTTGTCATCCACTACGACATCCCCCGCAATATCGAGGGCTACTACCAGGAGAGCGGGCGGGCCGGGCGCGACGGCGAACCGGCTCACTGCACCCTGTACCTGGCCCCTGGGGACATCGCTACAGCCAAGTATCTAATTAGCCAGAAGCCGGACGAAAACGAGCAGCGCATTGCTGCCCAGCAGCTCAACCAGATGGTGGACTACGCCGAGACTACGGTGTGCCGCCGCCGGGTGCAGCTGAGCTATTTTGGCGAGATTCTGGGCGAGACCATGGAGGGGCTGTGCCACCAGTGCGACAACTGCACCAACCCGCCGCCGATTGAAGATTGGACCATTGAGGCCCAAAAGTTTCTCTCCTGCGTGGCCCGCTGCCAGGAGCGCTTTGGCATGGCCCACATCATCGATGTGCTGCGGGGCTCTAAAAAGCAAAAAATCCTGGATCTCCGCCACGACCAGCTCTCCACCCACGGCATTGGCAAGGATCGTTCAGTGGAGGAGTGGCGGCTGCTGGGGCGATCGCTGCTGCACCAGCGCCTGGTGGATCAGACCACCGATGGCTATCCGGTGCTCAGGCTCAACGCCGCCAGCTGGCAGGTGCTGCGGCAGCAACTGGCGGTGCAGGTGGCGGTGCCGAAGGACTTTGTCTCTGGCCCTGCCGACGAGGTTCCGGCAGACGGCCCCGAGATGCTGCAACTGCTGCGCGTCCTCAAGGATCTGCGCAAAAAACTGGCCGACCAGCAGAATGTCCCTCCCTACGTGGTGTTCCCCGAAAGTGCCCTGCGACAGATGGCCCAAACCCGACCCCAAACCCTGGCGGCCTTTGGCCAGGTTTCGGGGGTGGGCAACCGTAAGCTGGAGCAGTACGGTCAGGTGTTTACCGACGCCATTCGTCAGTTCTGCGCCGACTACGGCCTGGAGTCTGACCCAGGGGCAACGCGATCGCGATCGCGTCCAGCCAGGGAACGCCGCCAGGCGGTGGGCGAAACCCATCGCCACACCCTGGAACTCCACCGGCTGGGACTCTCTATCGATGAGATCGCTGACCAGAGAGGCCTCAGCCCCAGGACCATTGCCAGCCACCTGGAACTACTGATTGGCCAGGGAGAAACGGTAGATGTCGATCGGCTGGTCAGCGCCGACCGCCAGCGGGCCATTGTGGATGTGCTGATGGAACTGGAGAACGGATCGCTGACGGAGATGCGCGATCGCCTCGGTTCCGCCTACAGCTACGAGGACATTCGCCTGGTGCGTGCCGCCTGGCAGCGGTCGCAATCCAGCTAA